The following are encoded in a window of Qipengyuania soli genomic DNA:
- a CDS encoding electron transfer flavoprotein-ubiquinone oxidoreductase, whose protein sequence is MSERESMPCDVVIIGGGPAGLAAAIRLKQINGELEVVVLEKGSEIGAHILSGAVVDPKALDELLPEWRTMGCPMAETPVTDNWHWVLSETGKSDMPHLIMPPFLSNDGNYTGSLGNLCRWLAEQAEGLGVMIFPGFPAAEVLFDESGAVTGVATQDMGIAADGSHKGDYQPGMEIHAKYTLFAEGARGNLTKQMKAKYDLEADCQPQVYGIGIKELWDIDPAKHEQGRVIHTQGWPLSETGTWGGGFLYHQANGQVAVGFVTALDYANPYVSPYQEFQRWKHHPEIAAILEGGKRVAYGARAINEGGWQSVPKLAFPGGALIGCSAGFVNVPRIKGSHTAMKSGMLAAESIAAAVAAGSQHSELMDYDAAVRSSWIATELKLVQNAQPAVAKWGEDLGTVIAGIDMWMRTLKIGLPITMKHHRDYTALQRADLHKPIDYPKPDGKLSFDRLTNVAFSYTNHAEDQPVHLQVKDMELQKASELGVFAGPSTRYCPAGVYEWLVDEATGEPKYQINSQNCVHCKTCDIKDPNQNINWTTPEGGGGPNYPNM, encoded by the coding sequence ATGAGCGAACGCGAATCGATGCCCTGCGACGTAGTGATCATCGGCGGCGGCCCGGCGGGCCTCGCGGCGGCGATCCGGTTGAAGCAGATCAACGGCGAACTCGAAGTCGTCGTGCTCGAAAAGGGCAGCGAAATCGGCGCCCACATCCTCTCCGGCGCGGTGGTCGATCCCAAGGCGCTCGACGAACTTCTGCCCGAATGGCGGACCATGGGTTGCCCGATGGCGGAGACGCCGGTGACCGACAACTGGCACTGGGTGCTCTCGGAAACCGGCAAGTCGGACATGCCGCACCTGATCATGCCGCCGTTCCTTTCGAACGATGGCAATTACACCGGTTCGCTCGGCAATCTTTGCCGGTGGCTGGCCGAACAGGCCGAGGGTCTGGGGGTCATGATCTTCCCGGGCTTCCCCGCTGCCGAAGTGCTTTTCGACGAGAGTGGTGCGGTTACCGGCGTGGCGACGCAGGACATGGGCATCGCGGCCGATGGCAGCCACAAGGGCGACTACCAGCCCGGTATGGAGATCCACGCCAAGTACACGCTCTTCGCCGAAGGCGCGCGCGGCAACCTCACCAAGCAAATGAAGGCAAAGTACGACCTTGAGGCGGATTGCCAGCCGCAGGTCTACGGCATCGGGATCAAGGAACTGTGGGACATCGATCCCGCCAAGCACGAACAGGGTCGCGTGATCCACACGCAGGGCTGGCCGCTGAGCGAGACCGGCACCTGGGGCGGCGGGTTCCTCTACCACCAGGCGAATGGGCAGGTGGCCGTGGGCTTCGTGACCGCGCTCGACTATGCCAATCCCTACGTTTCGCCCTACCAGGAATTCCAGCGCTGGAAGCACCATCCGGAGATCGCCGCGATCCTCGAAGGTGGCAAGCGGGTCGCCTACGGCGCGCGCGCGATCAACGAGGGTGGCTGGCAGTCGGTGCCCAAGCTTGCTTTCCCGGGCGGCGCGCTGATCGGCTGTTCGGCCGGCTTCGTGAACGTGCCGCGCATCAAGGGCAGCCACACCGCGATGAAGAGCGGGATGCTTGCCGCTGAAAGCATTGCGGCAGCGGTCGCCGCAGGCAGCCAGCACAGCGAACTGATGGATTATGACGCCGCAGTCCGGTCGAGCTGGATCGCCACGGAGCTGAAGCTCGTGCAGAACGCGCAGCCTGCCGTCGCCAAGTGGGGCGAAGATCTCGGCACCGTGATCGCCGGGATCGACATGTGGATGCGGACGCTCAAGATCGGCCTGCCGATCACCATGAAGCACCACCGTGACTACACCGCCCTCCAGCGTGCCGACCTGCACAAGCCGATCGACTATCCGAAGCCCGACGGAAAGCTGAGCTTCGACCGCCTGACCAATGTCGCCTTCAGCTACACCAACCATGCCGAGGACCAGCCCGTCCACCTGCAGGTCAAGGACATGGAACTGCAAAAGGCGAGCGAGCTCGGCGTCTTCGCCGGACCCTCGACCCGCTACTGCCCGGCAGGCGTCTACGAATGGCTGGTCGACGAGGCGACGGGCGAGCCCAAGTACCAGATCAATTCGCAGAACTGTGTCCACTGCAAGACCTGCGACATCAAGGACCCCAACCAGAACATCAACTGGACCACGCCCGAAGGCGGCGGCGGGCCGAACTACCCGAATATGTGA
- a CDS encoding lytic transglycosylase domain-containing protein — protein sequence MATLARLDRMTPKYLPPIIALTLAAPLAAQPAAVQESSVEYFTRSHQQALPRLLSDEDRAFYGSFYEAIDTQNWSRVEVMLTERSEGPLHGAALASYYLHPQSPRIELPRIQDWLSRYSRLPQAAGIVRLGQTRGLENAPYLPRERELVRQPGLSKRIRPSSVQDGTMPASVGEAILERITKDDPDGARLLLDGVDATLSGDARAEWRQRIAWSYYIENRDAQAWAQAESVRDGGSGPWLAEGDWVAGLSAWRLGDCDNAAKAFLRSAGSATNPELATAANYWASRALTRCREPERAAEQLRAATRYPETLYGMLAHEQLGRDLPGTHATPDLTPEDWRRLGDEDAARQAVMLAEIGRRDEADEVLRWLVRTGDPADFGALSRLARALGLTGAQNFMAYNAPRGASSHPSLRYPVTFRAPVGGWRIDPALAFAHALQESNFRESVVSPANAIGLMQIRPIAAREYAASINMSASANLKDPAVNLAFGQRTLESLGSAGYTQGKLPKVMAAYNAGPTPVSRWESEVRDQNDPLLYMESIPYWETRGYVAIVMRNYWMYLRQADAPAPSRKELAENDWPMFPRAR from the coding sequence GTGGCAACGCTGGCTCGACTGGACCGCATGACTCCCAAATACCTCCCCCCGATAATTGCCCTGACCCTCGCCGCACCGCTCGCTGCCCAGCCAGCTGCCGTGCAGGAAAGCAGTGTCGAGTACTTCACCCGCTCGCACCAGCAGGCACTCCCGCGCCTCTTGTCGGATGAAGACCGTGCGTTCTACGGCTCGTTCTACGAAGCCATCGACACCCAGAACTGGAGCCGGGTCGAGGTGATGCTGACCGAGCGCAGCGAAGGCCCGCTGCACGGTGCAGCGCTGGCAAGCTACTACCTCCACCCGCAAAGCCCGCGCATCGAATTGCCCCGGATCCAGGACTGGCTTTCGCGCTACAGCCGCCTGCCGCAGGCAGCCGGGATCGTGCGCCTCGGACAGACTCGCGGGTTGGAGAATGCGCCTTACCTCCCGCGCGAACGCGAACTGGTGCGCCAGCCCGGCCTCAGCAAGCGCATCCGCCCGTCTAGCGTGCAGGATGGCACGATGCCGGCCTCGGTCGGCGAGGCTATCCTCGAGCGGATCACCAAGGACGATCCCGATGGTGCGCGGCTGTTGCTCGACGGTGTCGATGCGACCCTGTCCGGTGACGCGCGTGCCGAGTGGCGCCAGCGCATCGCCTGGAGCTATTACATCGAGAACCGCGATGCGCAGGCCTGGGCACAGGCGGAGAGCGTGCGCGATGGCGGCAGCGGTCCCTGGCTGGCCGAGGGAGACTGGGTTGCAGGCCTTTCCGCGTGGCGGCTGGGCGATTGCGACAATGCGGCCAAGGCGTTCCTGCGCAGTGCCGGAAGCGCCACCAATCCCGAGCTGGCGACTGCGGCGAATTACTGGGCGAGCCGCGCCCTCACCCGCTGCCGCGAGCCGGAACGTGCGGCCGAGCAGCTGCGCGCCGCGACGCGATATCCCGAAACCCTGTATGGCATGCTCGCCCACGAACAACTCGGCCGAGATTTGCCGGGAACCCATGCGACCCCCGACCTGACACCGGAGGATTGGCGTCGGCTGGGAGACGAGGATGCTGCGAGGCAGGCGGTCATGCTCGCCGAAATCGGCAGGAGAGACGAGGCCGACGAGGTTCTGCGCTGGCTGGTGCGGACAGGCGATCCGGCGGACTTCGGTGCCTTGTCGCGCCTGGCACGCGCGCTGGGTCTGACCGGTGCCCAGAACTTCATGGCCTACAATGCGCCGCGCGGCGCTTCCTCGCATCCAAGCTTGCGCTATCCGGTCACTTTCCGTGCACCTGTTGGCGGATGGCGCATCGACCCGGCACTGGCATTCGCCCACGCGCTGCAGGAGTCGAACTTTCGCGAGAGCGTCGTCAGCCCGGCGAATGCCATCGGCCTGATGCAGATCCGGCCTATCGCCGCGCGTGAATACGCCGCTTCGATCAACATGAGCGCGAGCGCAAATCTCAAGGACCCCGCAGTAAACCTCGCCTTCGGCCAGCGCACGCTCGAATCGCTGGGATCGGCAGGATATACGCAAGGAAAGCTGCCCAAGGTCATGGCGGCCTATAATGCGGGACCGACACCCGTTTCCCGTTGGGAGAGCGAGGTCCGCGACCAGAACGACCCGCTGCTCTACATGGAATCGATCCCCTATTGGGAGACGCGCGGATACGTCGCCATCGTGATGCGCAATTACTGGATGTACTTGCGACAGGCCGATGCACCCGCGCCAAGTCGCAAGGAACTTGCCGAGAACGATTGGCCCATGTTTCCGCGGGCGAGATAG
- the moaB gene encoding molybdenum cofactor biosynthesis protein B: MAIDESRTFKPIRIALLTISDSRTLADDTSGDILAERILGAGHELSAREISRDSVEQIAAHLHRWIDDEAIDCVITTGGTGLTGRDVTPEALDRVKSKDIPGFGELFRWLSYKTIGTSTIQSRACAVLARGTYIFALPGSNGAVKDGWDMILAEQLDSRNRPCNFVELMPRLRER; this comes from the coding sequence ATGGCAATCGACGAAAGCCGCACCTTCAAGCCGATCCGGATTGCCCTGCTGACGATCTCGGATTCGCGCACTTTGGCCGATGACACTTCCGGGGACATCCTCGCCGAGCGCATACTTGGCGCCGGCCACGAACTTTCCGCGCGCGAGATCAGCCGAGACAGCGTCGAACAGATTGCAGCACACCTCCACCGCTGGATCGATGACGAGGCGATCGATTGCGTCATCACCACGGGCGGAACCGGACTGACCGGGCGCGACGTTACCCCCGAGGCGCTCGACCGCGTGAAAAGCAAGGACATCCCCGGCTTCGGCGAACTGTTCCGCTGGCTCAGCTACAAGACCATCGGCACCAGCACGATCCAGAGTCGAGCCTGTGCGGTGCTGGCGCGCGGGACCTATATCTTTGCCCTGCCTGGCTCGAACGGCGCGGTGAAGGACGGTTGGGACATGATCCTGGCCGAGCAGCTCGACAGCCGCAATCGGCCCTGCAATTTCGTCGAGCTAATGCCGCGCCTGCGAGAGCGGTAA
- a CDS encoding PA0069 family radical SAM protein, which yields MERRLAPAIAGRGAQGADVPTRFGLATREVDGDWRDYMEMLGNLEGGPPIKLKTEVTEERPKTILSFNQSPDIGFDRSINAYRGCEHGCVYCFARPTHAYHDLSPGLDFETKLFAKPNAAEILRATLAKPKYRPKPIAMGTNTDPYQPIENRYRITRSVLEVCLDARHPVTITTKSDRVVADLDLLEEMARLRLVAVAISVTTLDPRLSGKLEPRAASPAKRLAALQKLVDAGVPSHCSVAPVIPAITDEFMEETVQRAAALGVDSCGWIPLRLPHEVAPLFREWLSVHYPERGDKVMSIVRSIRDGKDNDPNFFSRMKPTGVWADLFRARFRLACKRAGLGKAKFELDCTKFRPPAVGGQMRLL from the coding sequence GTGGAACGCCGACTCGCCCCAGCCATTGCCGGACGCGGCGCGCAAGGCGCTGACGTGCCGACGCGCTTCGGCCTCGCCACGCGCGAAGTTGATGGCGACTGGCGCGACTACATGGAGATGCTGGGCAATCTCGAAGGTGGTCCTCCGATAAAACTGAAGACTGAGGTCACCGAAGAACGTCCCAAGACGATCCTCAGCTTCAACCAGTCGCCCGACATCGGTTTCGACCGCTCGATCAACGCCTATCGTGGATGCGAGCATGGCTGCGTCTATTGCTTCGCCAGGCCTACCCATGCCTACCACGACCTGTCCCCTGGCCTCGATTTCGAGACCAAGCTGTTTGCCAAGCCGAACGCGGCCGAGATCCTCCGGGCGACGCTAGCGAAGCCGAAGTACCGACCCAAACCCATCGCCATGGGCACCAACACCGATCCGTACCAACCTATCGAGAACCGCTATCGCATAACACGCAGCGTCCTCGAGGTTTGCCTGGATGCGCGACACCCGGTCACGATCACTACCAAGTCGGACCGCGTCGTTGCAGATCTCGATCTGCTCGAGGAAATGGCCAGGCTACGCCTCGTGGCGGTGGCGATATCGGTGACAACGCTGGACCCCAGGCTGTCTGGCAAGCTCGAACCGCGCGCAGCTTCTCCGGCCAAGCGCCTCGCAGCTTTACAGAAACTCGTCGATGCTGGCGTTCCAAGCCACTGTTCGGTCGCCCCGGTCATCCCGGCGATCACGGACGAATTCATGGAGGAGACCGTCCAGCGCGCGGCCGCTCTCGGTGTTGATTCTTGCGGCTGGATACCCCTGCGCCTGCCGCATGAAGTTGCCCCGCTCTTCCGTGAGTGGCTGTCTGTCCACTACCCAGAGCGCGGAGACAAGGTGATGAGCATCGTGAGGTCGATCCGCGATGGGAAGGACAACGATCCAAACTTCTTCAGCCGGATGAAGCCGACCGGTGTTTGGGCCGATCTCTTCCGTGCCCGTTTCCGCCTTGCATGCAAGCGGGCCGGTCTGGGCAAGGCGAAGTTCGAACTGGACTGCACGAAATTCAGACCACCGGCCGTGGGCGGACAGATGCGCCTTCTATAG
- a CDS encoding M20/M25/M40 family metallo-hydrolase yields the protein MRLKTSLSVLALLAISGVPASAETPDRAAIAETVANQRDTTIKALRDWIALPTIAAEKMNTPAGAEYMRQLALDAGFQKAEIIPTDGVPGVFATLDAGAKTTLGIYFMYDVKQFDPSEWNSPPLEGAIVEREGEGKALVGRGAVNQKGPEMAFLAALKAIQASGRKLPVNLVLVAEGEEEVASTNFPQVVAAPQVREALSKTIGVFIPAAAQSKDGSANITLGAKGAIEFQLVVGGETSDRYPKTDIHSSNHARIESPAWRLVKALDTLAADDGHTPAIDGWFENVKPLTQRQKDLIAEGAKRNPEEDAKKLLGVGRWIDDEPYVTSLERLVSQPTVNIQGLIAGYTGPGGKTVLPGRAEAKLEFRLVPAMTKDEAVSKLKAHLAKRGFDDVQVTVSGGYGPNETDEDSTLIRAQKTLFERTGIPYSITPRNAGSWPGVIFNGAPLNLPASQFGLGRGGGAHAPNEWFLIESSDPKVYGLDQATMAYVDYLYVVAEEAKKGKK from the coding sequence ATGCGGCTGAAGACATCCTTGAGCGTGCTGGCATTGCTGGCAATTTCCGGAGTCCCTGCATCGGCGGAAACGCCTGATCGGGCGGCCATTGCCGAGACCGTGGCCAATCAGCGCGACACCACGATCAAGGCCCTGCGGGACTGGATCGCCCTGCCGACCATTGCTGCGGAAAAGATGAACACGCCGGCAGGCGCGGAATACATGCGTCAGCTCGCGCTCGACGCGGGCTTCCAGAAGGCCGAGATCATTCCCACCGACGGCGTTCCGGGTGTTTTCGCGACGCTCGATGCGGGGGCAAAGACCACCCTTGGCATCTATTTCATGTACGATGTGAAGCAGTTCGATCCTTCCGAATGGAATTCTCCCCCACTCGAAGGAGCGATCGTCGAGCGCGAAGGCGAAGGCAAGGCGCTGGTCGGGCGCGGGGCGGTGAACCAGAAGGGGCCTGAAATGGCCTTTCTCGCAGCGCTAAAGGCCATCCAGGCGAGCGGCCGGAAGCTTCCCGTAAACCTCGTCCTGGTCGCCGAGGGCGAGGAGGAGGTCGCCTCGACGAACTTCCCGCAGGTGGTTGCCGCACCTCAGGTCCGCGAAGCATTATCGAAGACCATCGGCGTTTTCATCCCCGCAGCGGCACAGAGCAAGGATGGCAGCGCGAACATCACGCTGGGCGCCAAGGGGGCGATCGAGTTCCAGCTTGTGGTCGGGGGAGAGACCTCGGACCGCTATCCCAAGACCGACATCCACTCTTCCAACCATGCGCGGATCGAAAGCCCGGCATGGCGGCTGGTCAAGGCTCTCGACACACTGGCGGCGGACGATGGGCACACGCCGGCGATCGACGGATGGTTTGAAAACGTGAAGCCCCTCACGCAGCGCCAGAAGGACCTGATTGCCGAAGGTGCGAAGCGCAACCCGGAAGAGGATGCGAAAAAGCTGCTTGGTGTCGGTCGGTGGATCGATGACGAGCCCTATGTGACCAGCCTCGAACGTCTGGTTTCTCAGCCGACCGTCAATATCCAGGGCCTGATTGCAGGCTATACCGGACCGGGCGGCAAGACCGTCCTGCCCGGGCGTGCCGAAGCCAAGCTCGAATTCCGCCTCGTACCTGCGATGACCAAGGACGAGGCGGTATCCAAGCTCAAAGCCCACCTTGCCAAGCGTGGCTTTGACGACGTGCAGGTCACTGTCTCGGGCGGCTACGGCCCGAACGAGACCGACGAAGACAGCACCCTGATCCGCGCGCAGAAGACACTCTTCGAACGCACCGGCATCCCCTACTCGATCACACCGCGTAATGCCGGAAGCTGGCCGGGCGTGATTTTCAACGGGGCTCCCCTGAACCTGCCTGCATCACAATTCGGCCTGGGACGAGGCGGCGGAGCGCATGCGCCCAACGAATGGTTCCTGATCGAAAGCAGCGACCCCAAGGTTTACGGCCTTGATCAGGCCACGATGGCTTATGTGGACTATCTCTACGTCGTCGCGGAAGAGGCGAAGAAAGGGAAGAAGTAG
- a CDS encoding DUF1330 domain-containing protein: MTERYIDPSPANFAAFKDLPRDEPIHMLNLLLYRDHAEYPEGHEHHGNGWSGRRAYEEYGKTSGPIFRRVGGSIVWRGAFQTMVTGPADKQWHDGFVAQYPNSAAFFEMIKDPDYQKAVVNRTAALVDSRLIRFKPGSAGAGF, from the coding sequence ATGACTGAGCGCTATATCGACCCGAGCCCGGCCAATTTCGCCGCCTTCAAGGACCTTCCGCGCGACGAGCCGATCCACATGCTCAACCTGCTGCTTTATCGCGACCATGCCGAATACCCCGAGGGGCACGAGCATCACGGCAATGGCTGGTCGGGTCGGCGGGCTTATGAAGAGTACGGCAAAACCAGCGGCCCGATCTTCCGTCGCGTCGGCGGCAGCATCGTGTGGCGCGGAGCATTCCAGACCATGGTAACGGGCCCTGCCGACAAGCAGTGGCACGACGGCTTCGTCGCGCAATATCCGAACAGCGCGGCGTTCTTCGAGATGATCAAGGATCCTGACTACCAGAAGGCAGTGGTGAACCGCACCGCCGCGCTGGTCGACAGTCGCTTGATCCGTTTCAAGCCCGGGTCGGCCGGGGCGGGCTTCTGA
- a CDS encoding GNAT family N-acetyltransferase codes for MADLQIRPAHPGDARAISAIYDYHVAHGTASFDSEGPSEAEWAQKIADISAKGWPFLVAERAGEVLGYAYATQFRPRAAYARTCENSIYIAAEARGMGIGSLLLGNLLEASRECGFKQMIAVIGGGEPASVALHAKLGFAHAGRMRNVGFKFGRVLDTVYMQCDLTGEGWDHD; via the coding sequence TTGGCTGACCTGCAGATCAGGCCCGCGCATCCCGGTGACGCGCGGGCCATCAGTGCCATTTACGATTACCACGTCGCCCATGGCACTGCCTCCTTCGACAGCGAGGGGCCGAGTGAGGCCGAGTGGGCGCAGAAGATCGCGGACATCTCCGCGAAGGGTTGGCCCTTCCTAGTCGCCGAGCGTGCAGGGGAGGTGCTTGGCTATGCCTATGCCACGCAATTCCGGCCTCGCGCTGCCTACGCCCGGACCTGCGAGAACAGCATTTACATCGCAGCCGAGGCGCGCGGGATGGGAATAGGCTCGCTCCTGCTCGGTAACCTCCTCGAGGCCTCGCGCGAATGCGGATTCAAGCAGATGATAGCCGTCATCGGAGGCGGGGAGCCCGCTTCTGTCGCGCTCCATGCCAAGCTCGGCTTCGCCCACGCCGGCCGGATGCGCAATGTCGGCTTCAAGTTCGGGCGGGTTCTCGATACCGTCTATATGCAATGCGACCTGACAGGAGAGGGATGGGACCATGACTGA
- a CDS encoding long-chain fatty acid--CoA ligase has protein sequence MQLGAMQDWTMRITHVVDHAAREAGTREIVTRWADGSETRTNWAGIRHDAKRMAQALLALGLKKGDKVASMAMNHSRHLVSWYGVAGMGGVLHTVNPRLFDDQLDYIVNHAEDKVMIYDAAFQPIVDRMKDRWTTVEHYICFDSGEHSPAFEDWIGAQDGDFDWVQGDERDPCMICYTSGTTGNPKGVQYEHRSTLLHAMAGLQTTAFNFAPSSVMLPVVPMFHAASWGLPYSGGMAGIKFVFSAVNDPAVLHELMIREGVTDSAGVPTVWLAHFQYCDAQGIDLPPLKAATIGGSAAPKFMIERLMKNGTRVQHAWGMTETSPIGTVGGPTADWDNLSFDEKVAKTMKQGRPIFGVELRIVSLDDMTTELPRDGETSGALQIRGPWVLKRYFKAEHDAANAEGWFDTGDVGVIHPDGTLQLTDRTKDVIKSGGEWISSVELENAAVGHPAVAEAACIGMPHPKWDERPVLFVVKKEGIECTGAEITEFLTDKIAKWWLPDAVEFVDDIPHTATGKISKKDLRDRFADYTLG, from the coding sequence ATGCAGCTCGGAGCGATGCAGGACTGGACCATGCGGATCACGCATGTTGTCGACCACGCAGCACGCGAGGCGGGGACGCGCGAGATCGTCACCCGCTGGGCGGACGGCAGTGAAACTCGCACCAACTGGGCAGGTATCCGCCATGATGCCAAGCGCATGGCGCAGGCACTCCTCGCGCTCGGACTGAAGAAGGGGGACAAGGTCGCGAGCATGGCGATGAACCATTCGCGCCACCTCGTCAGCTGGTACGGTGTCGCCGGCATGGGCGGGGTGCTGCACACGGTGAACCCGCGCCTGTTCGACGACCAGCTCGACTATATCGTCAATCACGCCGAGGATAAGGTGATGATCTACGATGCGGCGTTCCAGCCGATCGTCGATCGCATGAAGGACCGCTGGACCACGGTCGAACATTACATCTGCTTCGATTCGGGCGAGCATTCACCTGCGTTCGAGGACTGGATCGGCGCGCAGGACGGAGACTTTGACTGGGTCCAGGGCGACGAGCGCGACCCGTGCATGATCTGCTACACCAGCGGCACCACAGGCAATCCCAAGGGCGTGCAGTATGAGCACCGCTCGACCTTGCTTCATGCGATGGCTGGCTTGCAGACCACGGCCTTCAACTTCGCGCCGTCATCGGTGATGCTGCCGGTCGTGCCCATGTTCCACGCCGCGAGCTGGGGCCTGCCCTATTCAGGCGGCATGGCAGGCATCAAGTTCGTCTTCAGCGCGGTCAACGACCCTGCGGTGCTGCACGAACTGATGATCCGCGAAGGCGTGACCGACAGCGCCGGCGTGCCGACCGTATGGCTCGCTCACTTCCAGTATTGCGATGCGCAGGGCATCGACCTGCCGCCGTTGAAGGCTGCGACCATCGGCGGCTCGGCTGCGCCGAAGTTCATGATCGAGCGGCTCATGAAAAACGGCACCCGCGTCCAGCATGCCTGGGGCATGACCGAAACGAGCCCCATCGGCACGGTCGGCGGGCCGACTGCCGACTGGGATAACCTCAGCTTCGACGAGAAAGTCGCCAAGACCATGAAGCAGGGCCGCCCGATCTTCGGCGTGGAACTGCGCATCGTCAGTCTCGATGACATGACCACCGAATTGCCGCGCGACGGGGAGACTTCGGGCGCACTGCAGATCCGCGGTCCCTGGGTGCTCAAGCGCTACTTCAAGGCCGAGCATGACGCTGCCAATGCCGAGGGCTGGTTCGACACGGGCGACGTCGGCGTGATCCACCCCGATGGCACGCTGCAACTGACCGACCGGACCAAGGACGTGATCAAGTCAGGCGGCGAGTGGATCAGCTCGGTGGAACTGGAAAACGCCGCTGTCGGCCACCCTGCCGTGGCCGAAGCCGCCTGCATTGGCATGCCGCACCCCAAGTGGGACGAGCGTCCGGTACTTTTCGTCGTGAAGAAGGAAGGCATCGAGTGCACCGGTGCGGAGATCACCGAATTCCTGACCGACAAGATCGCGAAATGGTGGCTCCCCGATGCGGTCGAATTCGTCGACGACATTCCGCACACCGCCACTGGCAAGATCAGCAAGAAGGACCTGCGCGACCGCTTTGCGGACTACACGCTTGGCTGA